Proteins from a single region of Butyrivibrio fibrisolvens:
- the leuS gene encoding leucine--tRNA ligase, whose translation MEIEMEYNPKAIEPKWQKYWDEHETFKTDVWDFSKPKYYVLDMFPYPSGVGLHAGHPEGYTATDIVSRMKRMQGYNVLHPMGYDSFGLPAEQYAVSTGNHPNGFTEKNIETFTGQLKELGFDYDWSKMVKTSDPSFYHWTQWIFKQLYLDGYAKYVDMPVNWCEELGTVLSNDEVIDGKSERGGYPVVRKNMKQWVIDQQAFAEELLSGLDEIDWPQSTKEIQKNWIGRSEGVEVDFKIVGGGDFSIYTTCIETIYGITFMVLAPDGQTVQELMPRIENKEEVEAYIAETLKKTEMDRTELNKTKSGCELKGIHAINPVNGKEVPVFIGDFVLGGYGTGAVMAVPSHDQRDFEYSEVHNIPRIQVIDGGDVSEHAFEKGDYLGKGCKLMNSEEFNGLTVEEAKEAITDKLVKMGVARRTVNYRFREWIFARQRYWGEPMPIVYLEDGSIHVLDDDELPLELPVLEDYKGKNGKAPLDNATDWKNYDHNGVKGTRETSTMPGSAGSSWYYFRYIDPDNKEEFANQELLKHWLPVDLYVGGPEHAVGHLMYSRIWNKYLYKKGLSPVSEPFKKLVHQGMILGSNGIKMGKRFPEFVVNPSDIVDKYGADTLRLYEMFMGALEASKPWSDQGVEGARRFVNKVWNYFSNPDNISENDADRLTRLYHQSVRKITHDFETLGFNTAIAQMMIFMNEATKGTCPKAYAEGFVKMFSCVCPHAGEELWSLLGHNETIAYEAWPTYEEALCKEDVIEIGVQVNGKVRGVVGLTDDDTQESALEKAKAIDSVNKFIEGKNVVKVIYVKGKILNIVVK comes from the coding sequence ATGGAGATCGAAATGGAATACAATCCAAAAGCCATTGAGCCCAAGTGGCAGAAATATTGGGACGAACATGAAACTTTCAAAACAGATGTATGGGACTTTTCCAAGCCTAAATACTACGTACTTGATATGTTCCCGTATCCATCAGGTGTAGGTCTTCACGCAGGACATCCTGAAGGATATACAGCAACAGATATCGTATCCCGTATGAAGAGAATGCAGGGATACAACGTCCTTCACCCAATGGGATACGATTCCTTCGGACTTCCGGCTGAGCAGTACGCTGTATCAACAGGTAATCACCCCAACGGATTTACAGAAAAAAATATTGAGACCTTCACAGGTCAGCTCAAAGAGCTGGGCTTTGACTATGACTGGTCCAAGATGGTTAAGACATCTGATCCTTCTTTCTATCACTGGACACAGTGGATCTTCAAGCAGCTCTACCTTGACGGATATGCAAAGTATGTAGATATGCCGGTTAACTGGTGTGAAGAGCTCGGAACAGTTCTTTCCAATGACGAAGTTATCGATGGAAAGTCAGAGCGTGGCGGATATCCTGTAGTTCGTAAGAACATGAAGCAGTGGGTTATCGACCAGCAGGCATTTGCAGAAGAGCTCCTTTCTGGACTTGATGAGATCGACTGGCCACAGTCTACCAAGGAGATTCAGAAGAACTGGATCGGCAGATCTGAAGGTGTTGAGGTTGATTTCAAGATCGTAGGCGGTGGAGATTTCTCCATCTATACAACATGTATCGAGACAATCTACGGTATCACATTCATGGTACTTGCTCCAGACGGACAGACTGTTCAGGAGCTTATGCCAAGAATTGAGAATAAAGAAGAGGTTGAAGCTTATATCGCTGAGACTCTTAAAAAGACTGAAATGGACAGAACTGAGCTCAACAAGACTAAGTCAGGTTGCGAGCTTAAGGGAATCCATGCAATAAACCCTGTTAATGGCAAAGAAGTCCCTGTATTCATCGGTGACTTCGTACTTGGCGGATACGGAACAGGTGCTGTAATGGCAGTACCAAGTCATGACCAGAGAGACTTTGAGTATTCTGAGGTTCACAACATACCAAGGATCCAGGTTATCGACGGCGGCGACGTATCAGAGCACGCTTTCGAAAAGGGCGACTATCTTGGCAAGGGCTGCAAGCTCATGAATTCAGAAGAGTTCAACGGCCTCACTGTTGAAGAAGCAAAAGAAGCTATCACAGATAAGCTTGTAAAGATGGGCGTTGCAAGAAGAACTGTTAATTACAGATTCCGTGAATGGATCTTCGCTCGTCAGCGTTACTGGGGTGAGCCAATGCCTATCGTATATCTTGAGGACGGCTCAATCCACGTACTTGATGATGATGAACTTCCTCTTGAGCTTCCTGTACTTGAAGATTACAAGGGCAAAAACGGTAAAGCACCTCTTGATAATGCTACAGATTGGAAGAACTATGATCACAATGGCGTAAAGGGAACAAGAGAAACCTCTACAATGCCTGGATCTGCAGGATCTTCCTGGTACTATTTCAGATATATCGATCCTGATAACAAAGAAGAGTTTGCTAATCAGGAACTCCTTAAGCACTGGCTCCCTGTTGACCTTTATGTTGGCGGACCTGAGCATGCTGTAGGACACCTTATGTATTCAAGAATCTGGAACAAGTACCTTTACAAGAAAGGTCTTTCTCCAGTAAGCGAGCCTTTCAAGAAGCTCGTACACCAGGGTATGATCCTTGGATCAAACGGTATCAAGATGGGTAAGAGATTCCCTGAATTCGTTGTTAACCCAAGTGATATCGTAGATAAGTATGGCGCAGATACACTTCGTCTTTACGAGATGTTCATGGGTGCACTTGAAGCTTCCAAGCCTTGGTCTGATCAGGGTGTAGAAGGTGCAAGAAGATTCGTTAACAAGGTTTGGAACTATTTCTCCAATCCTGATAACATCTCTGAAAACGATGCTGACAGACTTACAAGACTTTATCACCAGTCTGTTCGTAAGATCACACACGACTTTGAGACACTTGGTTTCAACACAGCTATTGCTCAGATGATGATCTTCATGAACGAGGCAACTAAGGGAACATGTCCTAAGGCCTACGCTGAAGGATTCGTAAAGATGTTCTCATGCGTATGTCCTCATGCAGGTGAAGAGCTCTGGAGCCTCCTTGGACATAACGAAACAATCGCTTACGAAGCATGGCCTACATATGAAGAGGCTCTTTGCAAAGAAGACGTTATCGAGATCGGTGTTCAGGTTAACGGTAAAGTCAGAGGCGTTGTAGGACTTACAGATGACGATACTCAGGAGAGCGCACTTGAGAAAGCTAAAGCAATCGACTCTGTTAACAAGTTCATCGAAGGAAAGAATGTTGTAAAGGTAATCTATGTTAAAGGTAAGATCCTTAACATCGTAGTTAAATAA